In one window of Poriferisphaera corsica DNA:
- a CDS encoding tetratricopeptide repeat protein gives MAYLEEGVKRGDAKCATSLGYLYVTGKYGIGVDAEKALKYLKIAENRGDLDAVIIRAESYFDGQGVEENKGRALEILLDNEYHENAAIFEKISEYYYHGASGLQDLAKAREYAKRAVDMGNPEACMMMARLEHEDFAPNKEKVAYWLNRASELGEPNGQYRLALMYVQGVMFEKSYLEAVNILKKLGLKNYTPAYRAMADIYMKGDQTLEKNERIALRYYLKAAQAGDLSCAYRLYTLQHELTQFKFTDEEIAKGFEILKAAADTGDVMAMSRVGRISWSKTYRHYNIARSVRYFKMAAERGDMKSAFAVGIVYDLYLKPAQYEKARQWYEIAAKGGSHEALNQLGRIYQHGLGVEKDLQQALGIYQMAMKKGVPIAMVNVGWFYENGVVVEKDVRRAMTLYKKAAHTGSADGMMSLGKLYYKGIGVARDQKKAYEYIRQAARLKLAEAQTFLTSNDVAW, from the coding sequence TTGGCCTATCTAGAAGAAGGTGTTAAGCGGGGAGATGCGAAGTGTGCGACGAGTCTTGGTTACTTGTATGTGACAGGGAAATATGGCATTGGGGTTGATGCAGAAAAAGCATTGAAGTATTTGAAGATTGCGGAGAATCGTGGGGATCTGGACGCGGTTATAATAAGGGCTGAAAGTTACTTTGACGGGCAAGGTGTCGAGGAGAATAAAGGCAGAGCATTAGAGATTCTTCTGGATAATGAATACCATGAGAATGCTGCCATTTTCGAGAAAATCAGCGAGTACTACTATCACGGAGCTAGCGGGCTGCAGGATTTAGCAAAGGCGAGAGAGTATGCAAAACGTGCGGTTGATATGGGAAACCCGGAAGCATGCATGATGATGGCACGTTTGGAGCATGAGGATTTTGCACCAAACAAAGAGAAGGTTGCCTATTGGCTTAATCGGGCTTCCGAATTGGGTGAACCGAACGGTCAGTACCGGTTAGCGTTGATGTATGTTCAGGGGGTTATGTTTGAAAAATCATATCTGGAAGCTGTGAATATATTGAAAAAATTGGGGCTTAAGAATTACACACCTGCGTATCGGGCTATGGCTGATATTTATATGAAGGGTGATCAGACGCTTGAGAAGAATGAAAGGATTGCGCTTCGGTATTATCTTAAGGCTGCCCAGGCGGGTGACCTGAGTTGCGCGTATCGGCTGTATACGCTACAGCATGAATTGACGCAGTTTAAATTCACGGATGAGGAGATTGCAAAAGGGTTTGAGATTTTGAAGGCTGCTGCTGATACGGGGGATGTGATGGCGATGAGTCGTGTTGGGCGGATATCGTGGAGTAAGACGTATCGGCATTACAACATTGCCCGAAGTGTGCGGTATTTTAAGATGGCAGCTGAGCGGGGAGATATGAAATCAGCATTTGCTGTGGGCATCGTGTATGACCTGTATTTGAAGCCAGCCCAATATGAGAAAGCGAGACAATGGTACGAGATTGCAGCTAAGGGTGGTTCTCATGAAGCACTCAATCAGTTGGGGCGGATATATCAACATGGTTTGGGTGTGGAGAAGGATTTGCAACAGGCGTTGGGGATTTATCAGATGGCGATGAAGAAAGGTGTGCCGATTGCGATGGTGAATGTGGGGTGGTTCTATGAGAATGGCGTTGTGGTTGAGAAGGATGTACGACGTGCGATGACGTTGTACAAGAAGGCGGCGCATACTGGGAGTGCAGATGGGATGATGTCGCTGGGTAAGCTATATTACAAGGGTATTGGTGTGGCGCGTGATCAGAAAAAGGCGTATGAATATATCAGGCAGGCTGCCCGGTTGAAGTTGGCTGAGGCGCAGACATTTTTGACATCTAACGATGTGGCTTGGTGA
- the ychF gene encoding redox-regulated ATPase YchF, giving the protein MEAGIVGLPNVGKSTLFNALTAAGIPSENYPFCTIEPNVGAVSVPDPRLARIHKHIETDRILPAVLKLVDIAGIVKGASEGEGLGNKFLSHIRDVDAILHTVRCFEDEDVTHVDGSIDPIRDIEIIDMELMLADMATVDTAISKAQRLVKSGDKETKARLASLEKCKAHLDQEKPLRGLDLDEEEQRLLKSYGLLTAKPVLYIANVDEDAILEDNDHVQVVKARAKDEGGEVVKVCAKLESELAELDAEDRNELLESVGLDEPALDLLARAAYELLGLQSYFTAGEIEIRAWTIPVGATGPQAAGVIHSDFERGFIRVEVFSLEDLEAHKTEKAIREAGKLRVEGKNYIVQDGDICHFLFNV; this is encoded by the coding sequence ATGGAAGCAGGCATTGTTGGCCTCCCGAATGTCGGTAAATCGACATTGTTTAACGCTTTAACGGCGGCAGGTATACCGAGTGAAAACTATCCGTTCTGCACAATTGAGCCCAATGTCGGTGCAGTTTCTGTGCCAGATCCGAGATTAGCAAGGATTCATAAACACATTGAAACAGATCGGATTTTGCCTGCAGTTCTGAAGCTGGTCGATATTGCGGGTATTGTGAAAGGGGCGAGTGAAGGCGAGGGACTTGGCAATAAATTTTTGTCGCATATTCGAGATGTCGATGCAATTCTGCACACAGTTCGTTGCTTTGAAGATGAAGATGTGACGCATGTCGATGGCTCAATTGATCCGATACGTGATATTGAGATTATTGATATGGAATTGATGCTGGCTGATATGGCAACTGTTGATACTGCTATCAGCAAGGCGCAGCGCTTAGTGAAATCGGGTGATAAAGAAACTAAGGCACGTCTGGCTTCACTTGAAAAATGTAAAGCTCATTTGGATCAGGAGAAGCCACTTCGTGGCTTGGATTTGGATGAAGAAGAGCAAAGGCTTCTGAAGAGTTATGGCTTGCTGACGGCGAAGCCAGTTCTATATATCGCAAATGTTGATGAAGATGCCATTTTAGAAGACAACGATCATGTTCAAGTGGTTAAAGCAAGAGCCAAAGATGAGGGTGGTGAGGTTGTTAAGGTTTGCGCGAAGCTTGAAAGCGAATTGGCAGAGCTTGATGCTGAAGATCGAAATGAACTTCTGGAATCGGTTGGTTTGGATGAACCGGCTTTAGATCTTCTGGCTAGAGCAGCGTATGAGTTGCTAGGGCTGCAAAGTTACTTCACCGCTGGTGAGATAGAAATTCGGGCATGGACAATCCCAGTTGGAGCGACAGGCCCGCAAGCTGCGGGTGTGATTCACAGCGATTTTGAAAGAGGTTTTATTCGGGTCGAAGTCTTTTCACTCGAAGATCTTGAAGCTCATAAAACTGAGAAAGCGATTCGTGAAGCTGGCAAGTTGCGGGTTGAAGGCAAAAACTACATTGTTCAGGATGGTGATATTTGTCACTTCCTTTTTAATGTTTAG
- a CDS encoding ArnT family glycosyltransferase has protein sequence MTKSYTHYFAFLIAFIAVILIALTFVQQTSIIPVNTEALVKNMTVAISALPLIVLIYASALGYNRLFSFLLSKLRLHTTNTISIPFTLQIVTGLGFIALTTYILAAFGLLTQSIAYIFLIVGVIPLLFKRPAKPKIPNYLALLSAPAIGALLVAATCPPGTLWQIEAFGYDVTSYHLQIPNEWLQNGQMSGLTHNVYSFLPSLGESLYYLVGTLNNSVITSIYTIQLFHASFAILTAALLATAIRPYTGRMYALIATAIFITTPWVLITASLAYNEMFMTAFGSAAFALVLRQPLSHQYHKSTLLAIGFFLGLATLAKPTAGFFFAIPIGLIILIPYLHPRFAKNNGQTKICLKSASIVAITGILTLSPYLIRNTIWTGNPVFPFATATFGQAHWGTVSDNSPDLNERWERGHSLAMSSDSYLTALNRQFITNRGYGSWSGTPTPPEKNNIARFTVENGVPLLTILLFAACILSLSSSQTRRPAITLLLLLLCQFLFWSLGTHLQSRFLIPTLIPISLIIALGFSRLHRITYHRMAYIAPLTASIVILMLFATQAMTLWSQTTKVKDETGRMVKVPPYYITGYYDFTSINSELYPNHVLNNLPSDSHVLLIADNASLLFIKPEITYNTAFDINPLGELMRKYNNDPIQITSALKSQGITHIYVHHPEIKRLQETYGFDPAVNEQSITKVAQQAKWTIVTNTPIYTLYKIQ, from the coding sequence ATGACAAAATCATACACGCACTATTTTGCTTTCTTGATAGCTTTTATAGCGGTCATACTGATAGCCCTTACATTTGTACAGCAAACGAGCATCATTCCTGTTAATACCGAAGCACTCGTCAAAAATATGACGGTCGCTATATCAGCATTACCATTAATTGTACTGATCTACGCCTCAGCCCTCGGCTATAACAGATTATTTTCGTTTCTGCTTTCTAAACTCCGTTTACACACGACAAATACAATCTCAATCCCATTTACATTACAAATTGTGACTGGTTTAGGCTTTATTGCACTTACGACTTACATCCTTGCGGCATTCGGCTTACTGACACAGTCAATCGCATATATATTTCTTATCGTAGGCGTAATACCACTACTTTTTAAACGACCCGCTAAGCCCAAAATCCCCAATTATTTAGCCTTACTTTCGGCACCTGCGATCGGGGCTTTGCTAGTCGCGGCTACCTGCCCACCGGGTACGCTATGGCAAATTGAAGCCTTTGGTTACGATGTCACGTCATACCATTTGCAAATACCAAATGAATGGCTACAGAACGGCCAAATGAGTGGTCTCACACACAATGTATATTCTTTTTTACCATCGCTTGGCGAATCACTTTATTACTTAGTTGGCACGTTAAACAATTCAGTTATCACATCGATCTATACCATCCAACTCTTCCATGCATCATTTGCGATCTTGACCGCAGCACTACTTGCGACTGCGATCCGTCCATACACAGGCAGGATGTATGCACTAATCGCAACTGCAATTTTTATAACCACACCTTGGGTACTGATTACAGCATCGCTTGCATACAATGAAATGTTCATGACCGCATTCGGCTCAGCAGCTTTTGCGTTAGTATTACGTCAACCACTTTCCCATCAGTATCACAAGTCTACATTACTAGCCATTGGTTTTTTTCTTGGACTCGCCACGCTCGCTAAACCGACAGCAGGCTTCTTTTTTGCGATTCCGATTGGCTTAATCATCCTCATACCGTATCTTCACCCACGCTTTGCCAAGAATAATGGCCAAACCAAAATCTGCCTCAAATCAGCTTCAATTGTTGCAATCACAGGAATCCTAACGCTATCACCCTACCTGATCCGTAATACGATCTGGACAGGCAATCCAGTTTTTCCCTTTGCAACAGCAACATTTGGTCAAGCTCATTGGGGAACAGTTTCAGACAATTCTCCTGATTTAAACGAACGATGGGAACGCGGCCACAGCTTGGCTATGTCATCAGATTCTTATCTAACAGCACTCAATCGCCAATTCATCACCAACCGTGGTTATGGTTCTTGGTCTGGAACGCCCACACCGCCTGAAAAGAACAACATTGCACGCTTTACAGTTGAAAACGGCGTACCGCTTCTAACAATTCTGTTATTCGCAGCGTGTATTCTCTCCCTCTCGTCTTCACAAACTCGCCGCCCGGCAATAACACTCCTGCTTCTCCTGTTATGCCAGTTTTTGTTCTGGTCCCTCGGCACGCATCTTCAATCCAGATTTTTAATCCCAACACTTATCCCAATTTCACTCATTATCGCATTAGGTTTTTCTAGATTGCATCGTATTACATATCACCGCATGGCATATATTGCCCCACTAACTGCTTCCATTGTCATTCTCATGCTCTTTGCAACACAAGCAATGACGCTTTGGTCGCAAACAACAAAAGTTAAAGACGAAACAGGGAGAATGGTCAAAGTTCCCCCTTATTACATCACAGGTTATTACGATTTTACTTCAATAAATTCTGAACTATACCCAAATCATGTTTTGAATAATCTTCCCTCTGATTCACATGTTCTTCTCATTGCTGACAACGCTTCACTACTATTTATCAAGCCTGAAATCACATATAACACCGCATTCGACATCAACCCACTTGGCGAGCTAATGCGTAAATATAACAATGATCCAATACAAATAACAAGCGCATTAAAATCTCAAGGTATTACCCATATATATGTTCACCACCCTGAGATTAAACGACTACAAGAGACGTACGGCTTTGATCCCGCTGTCAATGAACAATCAATTACTAAGGTTGCTCAGCAAGCAAAATGGACAATAGTCACCAACACACCGATCTATACACTCTACAAAATTCAATAA
- the hemA gene encoding glutamyl-tRNA reductase, translating to MRIHMFGINHRTAPVDIREQLSATGDSLAQDITTFNEAFPNTELVILSTCNRTEYYFARSTHEAPQIDELRKFLATLKQISVDQLTASSIHREQQAAIQHLLHVATGLDSMVIGETEILGQIKRAYETATQSNTVGPILHGVFQEAIAAAKQIRSQTGIDSGRISIGSVAVDFARQIFADFTDKNVLAIGAGEIAKVTLTHLRHLKPKSICIVNRSVDNATKLAEQLHLPAANNPVRNWEQMNELLVTADIVISSTASPTPILELESFKPFLKRRRNRPLFLLDLAVPRDIDPAIGSLTNVYLYNVDDLQSVIAETHDLRAEHIQTCESYLEQVAKTCMTQINNRDLGQLVRQLRHRLQDIGQLETQRTINKLSALYPHEEGAHAQKLLDEHTHRLINKILHMPLSQLDHNNPDAPLGFYASALRRLFDLDEQSTTPHITPTNSQTPTPNRNGHSTS from the coding sequence ATGCGTATCCACATGTTCGGCATCAATCACCGCACAGCTCCGGTAGACATTCGTGAGCAGCTTTCTGCAACAGGCGATTCGCTCGCTCAAGATATCACCACGTTTAACGAAGCATTCCCAAATACTGAGTTGGTCATCCTTTCCACATGTAATCGCACTGAGTATTATTTTGCCCGTTCAACCCATGAAGCGCCACAAATCGACGAGCTTCGCAAATTCCTCGCAACACTCAAGCAAATCTCGGTAGATCAGCTAACTGCATCATCAATCCATCGTGAGCAACAGGCAGCCATCCAACACCTGCTTCATGTCGCAACCGGCCTTGATTCGATGGTGATCGGTGAAACCGAGATCCTTGGCCAAATAAAGCGAGCTTACGAAACTGCCACACAGAGCAACACAGTCGGGCCCATCCTCCACGGCGTATTCCAGGAAGCAATCGCAGCGGCCAAACAGATTCGCTCCCAAACCGGCATCGATTCTGGGCGCATCTCAATCGGCTCGGTTGCGGTTGATTTTGCCAGGCAGATTTTTGCCGACTTCACAGACAAAAATGTACTGGCCATTGGCGCAGGCGAAATAGCAAAAGTAACACTCACTCATCTGCGTCATCTCAAACCTAAATCAATCTGTATCGTTAACCGATCAGTCGATAATGCTACTAAATTAGCGGAGCAACTCCACTTACCTGCAGCAAATAACCCCGTGCGAAACTGGGAACAGATGAATGAACTGCTCGTAACCGCAGATATCGTCATTTCATCCACGGCATCACCAACGCCTATACTCGAATTAGAATCTTTTAAGCCGTTCTTGAAACGCCGCCGCAACAGGCCCTTATTCTTGCTGGATCTTGCCGTACCTCGAGACATTGACCCCGCCATCGGCTCACTCACAAACGTATATCTCTACAACGTTGATGATCTACAATCTGTCATTGCAGAAACACATGATCTGCGAGCTGAGCATATTCAAACCTGTGAATCCTACCTTGAGCAGGTTGCTAAAACCTGTATGACACAAATCAATAACCGTGATCTAGGGCAACTCGTACGTCAACTTCGTCATCGTTTGCAAGACATCGGCCAACTCGAAACCCAACGTACAATCAATAAACTCTCAGCCCTATACCCGCATGAAGAGGGTGCACATGCACAAAAGCTACTTGATGAGCATACGCATCGACTCATCAACAAAATCCTTCATATGCCGCTTTCGCAATTAGATCATAACAATCCCGATGCACCACTCGGATTCTATGCCTCCGCGCTACGAAGGCTCTTCGATCTAGATGAGCAATCTACTACGCCACACATTACCCCCACCAACTCGCAAACACCCACGCCAAATCGCAACGGGCATTCAACATCGTAA
- the ccsA gene encoding cytochrome c biogenesis protein CcsA: protein MTESITDHYTNHITSILLVILTLMSIAAWLIALRRFRHQPDTGSESERIFLERSIRSQNVLVLFTAIVSTILFVYRWIASDHTWQPLVSHVDGLLLIASLFSYIILYFQNRPNLRAIATFALPLLALLLCWGICASAWSYKQFNTSQLDTIWFTIHLFGVYLGTLFAAIAAITGAMYLFIQYRLKDKSPTTLKSLGRFTSLETLERIIIRAARIGFALFTIGLITGLVIITTRLADLQADGATLWLIPKILLALIAWALYAIIMNVRYATLFRGSRAAWLSILGLVLLLAVYGIVNIMPEHDASKTSSNLPTHTSQNATHASEGGE from the coding sequence ATGACTGAATCGATTACTGACCATTACACGAACCATATCACCAGCATACTGCTTGTGATATTAACGCTGATGTCCATTGCAGCGTGGCTAATCGCACTACGCAGATTCCGCCATCAACCTGACACAGGCAGTGAATCGGAACGTATCTTTTTAGAGCGGTCCATCCGCTCACAAAATGTGCTGGTGTTGTTTACCGCCATTGTAAGCACGATCTTATTCGTCTATCGATGGATCGCGTCAGATCACACATGGCAGCCATTGGTTTCGCATGTGGATGGATTACTGCTGATTGCTTCGTTGTTTAGTTATATCATCCTCTATTTTCAAAATAGACCGAACTTGCGAGCTATCGCAACCTTCGCGCTCCCCTTGCTGGCATTACTCCTTTGCTGGGGTATCTGCGCATCAGCATGGTCATACAAACAGTTTAACACCAGTCAGCTCGATACGATCTGGTTCACCATCCACCTGTTCGGCGTTTACCTCGGCACACTTTTTGCTGCGATCGCAGCCATCACGGGTGCAATGTACCTCTTCATTCAATATCGCTTGAAAGATAAATCGCCAACAACTCTCAAATCACTAGGCCGATTTACATCATTGGAAACATTAGAGCGCATCATTATCCGTGCGGCAAGAATTGGCTTCGCACTATTTACGATAGGCTTAATCACAGGACTTGTAATTATTACAACACGCCTGGCAGATCTTCAAGCAGATGGCGCAACGCTATGGCTGATTCCCAAAATCCTGCTTGCTCTGATCGCTTGGGCGCTCTACGCGATCATCATGAATGTGCGATACGCAACATTATTTAGAGGTTCACGAGCAGCGTGGCTTTCTATTCTTGGGCTTGTACTTTTGCTCGCGGTTTATGGCATCGTCAATATCATGCCTGAGCATGATGCCAGCAAAACATCATCAAACTTACCCACTCATACTTCCCAGAATGCAACCCATGCATCGGAAGGGGGTGAGTAA
- a CDS encoding precorrin-2 dehydrogenase/sirohydrochlorin ferrochelatase family protein has protein sequence MPDFPIMLNLRTRNVIIIGGGGVALRRAKSLLEAEATVTVVAPNVTPELAALPIELHQRNYQCSDLHGMFLVVIATNDPKVNEMVHQDARAEDILVNRADSPEQSDFIVPAVAQVGPVTLAVSTSGASASAAAQIRDQLETHLDRDWSPLLTLASKYRHMLQSTINDPKARIKRIKELTNADAVRVFKEQGAQAYQAFCQSLMPDTNEDDQQDS, from the coding sequence ATGCCTGACTTTCCAATCATGCTCAATTTGAGAACGCGCAACGTCATCATCATTGGCGGCGGCGGCGTGGCACTTCGAAGAGCAAAATCACTCCTTGAAGCTGAGGCAACGGTTACAGTCGTTGCACCAAATGTTACCCCTGAACTTGCAGCACTACCCATTGAATTACACCAACGTAACTATCAATGCTCCGATTTACATGGGATGTTCTTGGTTGTCATTGCGACCAATGACCCCAAAGTAAACGAAATGGTACATCAGGACGCACGGGCTGAAGATATTTTAGTTAATCGCGCAGATTCGCCTGAACAATCAGATTTCATTGTGCCGGCGGTTGCTCAGGTCGGGCCCGTTACACTTGCTGTCTCGACTTCGGGCGCATCAGCATCGGCTGCGGCCCAGATTCGAGATCAACTGGAAACTCATCTGGATCGTGACTGGTCACCGCTACTCACGCTCGCATCAAAGTACCGGCACATGCTACAATCTACCATTAACGATCCAAAAGCGAGGATCAAACGTATTAAAGAACTTACAAATGCTGATGCCGTGCGGGTCTTCAAAGAGCAGGGGGCCCAAGCATATCAGGCATTCTGCCAGTCGCTCATGCCCGACACCAATGAAGATGATCAACAAGATTCATAA
- a CDS encoding replication-associated recombination protein A, which translates to MSGLWEEKRRANRKAAEPLAVKMRPRTLDEFAGQKHFLGEGKLLRRMLEADLLTSVIFYGPPGTGKTTLAELIAKHTKRRFERANAAAVGVKDVREVLERAKTSLENDGIRSIFFLDEIHRFNKSQQDVLLGDVERGVITLIGATTENPFFSVNSALVSRSQIFQFESLDEDEIKALISRAIKDSDRGYGNREINITDEALDHWAVMCDGDARRALSALEIAVLSHGTGETDGVITINLDVAQDSIQQKAVNYDAKGDGHYDAISAFIKSVRGSDPDAAVYWLAKMLHAGEDPMFIARRIAILASEDIGNADPRGLQIAAAAYEITHRIGMPECQLTLAQAAIYLACAPKSNATAMAIWTAMSDVKKGRTVPVPKHLRDGHYAGAKKLGHKGYQYAHNSETGFVDQDYLGVDVKYYEPVERGFEVRIGEFLKWIGSQKQHVPNSKHDNSE; encoded by the coding sequence ATGAGTGGATTATGGGAAGAGAAGCGACGTGCAAACCGTAAGGCGGCCGAGCCGCTGGCTGTTAAAATGCGCCCTCGCACACTAGATGAATTTGCTGGCCAAAAGCATTTTCTTGGTGAAGGAAAGCTGCTCCGTCGTATGCTCGAAGCGGATTTACTGACTTCAGTCATTTTCTATGGCCCGCCGGGCACAGGTAAAACCACACTCGCTGAGTTGATCGCCAAGCACACAAAACGCCGTTTTGAACGGGCCAATGCCGCAGCCGTAGGCGTTAAAGATGTACGTGAAGTACTTGAGCGAGCCAAAACTTCTCTGGAAAATGATGGTATCCGCAGCATTTTTTTCCTCGACGAAATCCATCGTTTCAATAAATCACAGCAAGATGTGCTCCTCGGCGATGTTGAACGCGGTGTCATCACCCTCATTGGTGCCACGACCGAAAACCCATTCTTCAGCGTGAACTCTGCGCTTGTGTCCCGATCACAGATTTTTCAATTTGAAAGCTTGGATGAAGATGAAATCAAAGCACTGATTTCGCGAGCGATTAAAGATTCTGACCGAGGCTACGGGAATCGTGAAATCAACATCACGGATGAAGCACTCGATCATTGGGCTGTGATGTGTGATGGTGACGCTAGGCGAGCACTGTCAGCACTTGAAATCGCAGTTCTTTCTCATGGGACCGGCGAAACTGACGGTGTCATCACAATCAATCTGGATGTGGCGCAAGACTCGATACAGCAAAAAGCAGTTAACTACGATGCAAAAGGCGATGGGCATTACGATGCAATCAGCGCTTTTATCAAATCTGTGCGTGGCAGTGATCCCGACGCTGCGGTGTATTGGTTAGCAAAAATGCTCCATGCGGGCGAAGATCCGATGTTCATCGCTCGTCGCATTGCGATACTTGCTAGCGAGGATATCGGCAATGCAGATCCAAGAGGTCTCCAAATCGCCGCTGCTGCGTATGAAATCACGCATCGCATTGGCATGCCCGAATGTCAGCTCACGCTTGCTCAGGCCGCCATCTATCTTGCATGTGCGCCAAAGAGCAATGCAACAGCAATGGCCATTTGGACTGCCATGAGTGATGTGAAAAAAGGTCGCACTGTCCCCGTCCCCAAGCATCTCAGAGACGGACATTACGCGGGTGCTAAAAAACTAGGCCACAAAGGCTATCAGTACGCACACAACTCAGAAACCGGCTTTGTCGACCAAGACTACCTGGGTGTTGACGTAAAATATTACGAGCCCGTCGAACGTGGTTTTGAAGTAAGAATTGGTGAATTCCTAAAATGGATTGGCAGCCAAAAACAGCATGTGCCCAACTCGAAACACGACAATTCTGAGTGA
- a CDS encoding L,D-transpeptidase family protein, whose translation MVLGSQTTRDGMSRRYMVSRKRKPSRWPWVLFVLVIGGVVTWLLLSGSGDNTTTSDLSESSQPSTGNNVMMPVSEVTPQPSLPSRNPSEMLPSAPQHGQFTLGGNTNTASTPPAINPNPRSAYEPEPTPIVDQEIRDINRGSTVSIPPASTRPRPEMYDQGMGLIAEGSYVEGRKLLSALLFEGRDLLSLADVADLRSTLDSVNQGLMFSDSIDPADTTLTWYKIKSGDVLSRIGRKFAVPYPFLEKLNNVKARTIQAGKLLKVINGPFHARVLKNDYMMDVYVLNADGSKIYIASYMVGMGENDSTPNGNWVIEPGRKATNPQWSNPRTGEYFSPNDPKNPIGEYWLALKGIDENTSKAQSYGIHGTIDPDSIGTQSSMGCIRLGNSDIKELFNMLYEGKSTVQIGP comes from the coding sequence ATGGTACTTGGATCGCAGACAACTCGTGATGGAATGAGCCGTCGTTACATGGTTTCACGTAAACGTAAGCCTAGCCGTTGGCCGTGGGTGCTTTTCGTCCTCGTCATCGGTGGGGTTGTTACGTGGCTACTACTCAGCGGGAGTGGTGACAACACCACAACATCAGATCTGTCAGAGTCCTCTCAGCCGTCTACAGGTAATAATGTGATGATGCCTGTTTCGGAAGTGACACCCCAGCCATCACTACCCTCAAGAAATCCTTCAGAGATGCTTCCTTCTGCGCCGCAGCATGGTCAATTCACACTCGGTGGCAACACCAACACCGCATCAACGCCGCCTGCAATCAATCCCAATCCTCGCAGCGCGTATGAGCCGGAACCGACCCCCATTGTTGACCAGGAAATCCGTGATATTAATCGTGGATCAACTGTCAGCATTCCGCCTGCCAGTACACGCCCGCGTCCAGAGATGTATGACCAAGGCATGGGCCTCATTGCGGAAGGCAGTTATGTGGAAGGACGCAAGCTCCTCAGCGCACTTCTTTTTGAAGGCCGAGATCTTCTATCCTTGGCCGATGTTGCAGATCTTCGTTCGACACTCGACAGTGTCAACCAAGGGCTTATGTTTAGCGACAGCATCGACCCTGCCGACACGACACTCACCTGGTACAAAATCAAAAGTGGTGATGTTCTCAGCCGTATCGGCCGTAAGTTCGCCGTGCCATACCCTTTCCTTGAAAAACTCAACAATGTCAAAGCACGCACCATTCAGGCAGGCAAGCTACTAAAAGTAATCAATGGCCCTTTTCATGCACGGGTTCTCAAAAACGATTACATGATGGATGTCTATGTTCTGAATGCGGACGGTTCAAAAATATATATCGCCAGCTATATGGTGGGCATGGGTGAAAATGACTCAACCCCCAATGGTAACTGGGTCATTGAGCCAGGCCGCAAAGCAACCAATCCCCAATGGAGCAACCCGCGTACTGGTGAATACTTTAGCCCCAATGATCCCAAAAACCCGATCGGTGAATATTGGCTCGCGCTAAAGGGCATTGATGAGAATACCAGCAAAGCTCAAAGCTATGGCATCCATGGCACAATCGACCCCGATTCTATCGGTACACAAAGTTCAATGGGTTGTATCCGTCTAGGCAACAGCGACATTAAAGAACTCTTTAATATGCTCTATGAAGGCAAGAGTACCGTTCAGATTGGACCATAG